From the Platichthys flesus chromosome 6, fPlaFle2.1, whole genome shotgun sequence genome, one window contains:
- the LOC133955840 gene encoding rhombotin-1-like, whose translation MVLDKEESVSLVSLQSREKPRGCAGCNGKIRDRFMLQALDRYWHEDCLKCACCDCHLGRMGSTLYTRANLILCRRDYLRLFGVTGNCAACSKMIPAFEMVMRARDNVYHLDCFACQLCRQRFCVGDKFFLKNNMILCQLDYEGGHLNGSTERQPH comes from the exons ATGGTGCTGGACAAGGAGGAGA GTGTGTCTCTTGTGTCCCTCCAGTCCAGAGAGAAGCCGAGGGGCTGCGCCGGCTGCAACGGCAAGATCCGAGACCGCTTCATGCTGCAGGCGCTGGACAGGTACTGGCATGAAGACTGTCTGAAGTGTGCCTGCTGTGACTGCCACCTGGGCCGCATGGGCTCCACCCTATACACCCGGGCCAACCTCATCCTCTGCCGCAGGGACTACCTGAG gctcTTCGGGGTGACGGGGAACTGTGCAGCCTGCAGTAAGATGATCCCTGCTTTTGAAATGGTGATGAGAGCCAGGGACAACGTCTACCATTTAGATTGCTTCGCCTGTCAGCTCTGCCGCCAGAG ATTTTGCGTGGGAGACAAGTTTTTCCTCAAGAACAACATGATCCTGTGCCAGCTGGACTATGAAGGAGGCCATCTTAATGGCAGCACTGAGAGGCAGCCTCACTAA